The sequence TTCGATATTATCAGCTATACGATGGGCTTTTTCGATTGGTAGATTTTTGTCAACAACAACCGCCATATCAAGATATACAGCATTCTCTTGACCTCTCGTTCTTATATTACGACAGCCTCTTACACCATCAATTGAATTAACAACACCCTCTATTATTGCAGTATTAATACAGACAGTATCAACAAGTATATCTGAAGCTCCTTTTATAATTTTAAAACCAATTCTTGCTATAAGAAATGTAATAATAACACCAACAATAATATCTGCATAATAATATCCCATTCTTGAAAAAATGAGGCTTGCTATAACAGCAATGGATGCAAATATATCACTTTTTGTATGCATTGCATCCGCTATTAAAATTTCACTGCATAGTTGCTTGCCTTTCTTAGATTCATAAAGCATAACTATTATATTTATCATCATTGTTATAAACATCACAGTAAAACTCATGAATGTTACACTTGTTTTATGCATATCCTGAAAAGAGAAATATACTTTCTTTAATATTTGAAAACAAGTCAAAAAAATCATGATGGCAATGATAATTGTAAATAATGTCTCATATTTCTTATGTCCGTATGGATGCCTTTCATCAGGAGGGTGCGACGCAATCCAGATACCGATAAACCCAACAATATTTGAAATACCGTCAAAAAATGAATGAAATCCATCGGATGTCATAGCAATTGAGTTTGTTGCATACCCATATATAATTTTCATAATAGCAACAAGTGAATTCAATACCAAGGTTAATAAGAGGACTTTTCTTACCTGAAGGCTGTAATCCTTTACTTCTAAAATATTCCTTCCCATCTTAAACTGAACTCCCTGAACCTTCCTTCCATAATAGATTTTCTCATATTTCTGAAAAAATTCATATAGAAATAAAGATTGTGAATTGTGTTCAGTCTCATAGATAGTATCTCTTTGGATAAGAATAAATGTCTTAGATAGCCACGGGAATAATTCCTGCACGTATAACAGTCACACTCTAAGTCGAGAGGTCTTTTATCAGACTTGAATTCTTCTCGTTTAATGCTGATTTTCCCACTACTTGTAAAAAGTGTTCCATTTCTTGCATTTCTCGTTGGCATCACACAGTCGAACATATCAAAACCTGCCTCAACACTAAACAATATATCTCTTAAATCACCGATTCCCATAAGGTATCGTGGTTTATCAATCGGAAGAAAGGGAGCAGTGAATGATATCATTTTATACATCTCTTCCTTTGGTTCTCCCACACTCAAACCTCCAACAGCATATCCATCAAATCCTATTGATACAAGTTCATCAATGCATCTTTTTCTGAGACCCTCGAACATGCTTCCCTGAATAATTCCAAATAATGCTTGTTTTTTATCTTGTAACTTTTTACACTCTTTTGCCCATTGAATAGAACGTTCAAGAGAAAGAAGTGCATATTCATAAGTTGTGGGATAAGGGGTACAGTCATCGAGGACCATCGCTACATCTGAGCCAAGTGAAGATTGAATATC comes from Nitrospirota bacterium and encodes:
- a CDS encoding cation transporter gives rise to the protein MGRNILEVKDYSLQVRKVLLLTLVLNSLVAIMKIIYGYATNSIAMTSDGFHSFFDGISNIVGFIGIWIASHPPDERHPYGHKKYETLFTIIIAIMIFLTCFQILKKVYFSFQDMHKTSVTFMSFTVMFITMMINIIVMLYESKKGKQLCSEILIADAMHTKSDIFASIAVIASLIFSRMGYYYADIIVGVIITFLIARIGFKIIKGASDILVDTVCINTAIIEGVVNSIDGVRGCRNIRTRGQENAVYLDMAVVVDKNLPIEKAHRIADNIEEKIKKEFPSIIDIVVHIEPEKQ
- the tgt gene encoding tRNA guanosine(34) transglycosylase Tgt; the encoded protein is MQFKVIRTDGNARVCILETERGSIHTPVFMPVGTIGTVKAMSPDELKEIGTEIILCNTYHLYLRPGHDIVSSLGGIHTFMNWDRPVLTDSGGFQIFSLSALRKIEDVGVHFKSHLDGSMHFIGPREAMDIQSSLGSDVAMVLDDCTPYPTTYEYALLSLERSIQWAKECKKLQDKKQALFGIIQGSMFEGLRKRCIDELVSIGFDGYAVGGLSVGEPKEEMYKMISFTAPFLPIDKPRYLMGIGDLRDILFSVEAGFDMFDCVMPTRNARNGTLFTSSGKISIKREEFKSDKRPLDLECDCYTCRNYSRGYLRHLFLSKEILSMRLNTIHNLYFYMNFFRNMRKSIMEGRFREFSLRWEGIF